Proteins co-encoded in one Armatimonadota bacterium genomic window:
- the fliI gene encoding flagellar protein export ATPase FliI, whose product MASTIRRPDLRRYSRVVSKLNTMKLNGKVSQVVGVVIESRGPAARLGEVCEIYASRNAPPVLAEVVGFKEDSVLLMPLGDMDGIALGSDVIARGTSLKVKVGEDLLGRVLDGLGRPIDGGGPITVENELLVNRMPPPALERRRILDRLAFGIRAIDGPLVCGRGQRIGIFAGSGVGKSTLLGMIARNTEADVNVIALVGERGREVRDFLEKDLGPEGLARSVVVVATSDQNAVVRLKGALVATTIAEYFRDKGKEVMLMMDSITRVAWAQREIGLAVGEPPTTRGYTPSVFALLPKLLERSGTAAVGSITGLYTVLVEGDDMNEPVADSVRSILDGHIVLSRDLANRNHYPAIDVLASVSRLMPDIASKEHLEAAGKLRDLLATYRSAEDLINIGAYVDGSNPKIDEAKRKIDDVNNFLIQATYEDAPFDETVSALINLTRSEEKA is encoded by the coding sequence ATGGCTAGCACCATTAGACGCCCCGACCTTCGCCGATACAGTCGGGTTGTGAGCAAGCTTAACACCATGAAACTAAATGGCAAGGTTAGCCAGGTTGTTGGCGTTGTTATCGAATCTCGTGGCCCTGCTGCCCGACTAGGTGAGGTGTGCGAGATCTATGCCAGCAGGAACGCACCTCCAGTTCTTGCTGAGGTTGTAGGTTTCAAGGAGGATTCTGTTCTCTTGATGCCTCTTGGTGACATGGATGGGATTGCTCTCGGAAGCGATGTCATTGCAAGGGGAACCTCCCTAAAGGTTAAGGTCGGCGAGGACCTGCTTGGAAGAGTACTTGACGGACTTGGGAGGCCAATTGACGGTGGCGGGCCGATTACGGTGGAGAACGAGCTTCTTGTTAATAGAATGCCGCCGCCCGCTCTCGAACGCCGGCGGATTCTAGACCGATTGGCATTTGGAATAAGAGCGATTGATGGTCCTTTGGTTTGCGGTAGAGGCCAAAGGATAGGAATATTCGCAGGCAGCGGCGTGGGAAAAAGTACGCTTCTCGGTATGATTGCACGAAATACAGAAGCTGATGTGAACGTGATTGCTTTGGTAGGCGAGCGTGGCCGCGAGGTGCGGGATTTCCTCGAAAAGGATCTTGGGCCGGAAGGTCTTGCTAGGTCGGTTGTTGTTGTTGCAACGTCGGACCAAAACGCTGTTGTCCGCTTGAAGGGTGCTCTGGTGGCTACAACAATCGCAGAGTATTTTCGCGATAAAGGCAAAGAGGTCATGCTTATGATGGACTCGATTACAAGAGTTGCTTGGGCGCAGCGTGAGATAGGTTTAGCAGTTGGTGAGCCACCTACAACGAGGGGATACACGCCGTCGGTTTTCGCTTTGCTACCGAAACTATTGGAACGCTCTGGGACCGCAGCCGTAGGTTCAATCACAGGTTTGTATACAGTTCTTGTGGAAGGCGACGATATGAACGAGCCAGTTGCGGATTCTGTAAGGAGCATTCTTGACGGTCACATTGTACTTTCGAGGGATCTGGCAAATCGGAACCACTATCCTGCGATTGATGTGCTTGCAAGTGTTAGTAGGTTGATGCCAGACATCGCCTCAAAGGAGCATTTGGAGGCAGCTGGTAAGCTAAGAGATTTACTAGCAACCTATCGGTCGGCTGAGGATCTAATCAACATAGGCGCGTATGTTGATGGTAGCAATCCAAAGATTGACGAGGCTAAACGCAAGATAGATGATGTGAATAATTTTCTTATACAGGCCACATATGAGGATGCTCCGTTTGATGAGACGGTATCTGCATTAATAAACCTTACGAGGAGTGAGGAAAAGGCATAA
- the flgB gene encoding flagellar basal body rod protein FlgB — protein MLAKCLDACGLRQRVIANNIANVETPGFTRSEVAFESRLKEALEATSEESAISLIEKIQPEIIQDNISPARPNGNNVSIEKEMTDMTKNSVQYEALVQLMNLKAAMIRMAMNEGRR, from the coding sequence ATGCTGGCTAAATGCTTGGATGCTTGTGGCCTAAGACAGCGCGTCATTGCCAATAATATCGCAAATGTTGAGACGCCTGGCTTCACGCGCTCAGAGGTGGCTTTCGAAAGCCGTCTTAAGGAGGCACTCGAAGCTACGAGCGAAGAATCAGCAATAAGCCTGATTGAGAAAATCCAGCCTGAAATTATACAGGATAACATTTCGCCAGCAAGACCAAATGGGAATAACGTCTCGATTGAGAAAGAAATGACTGATATGACGAAGAACTCAGTGCAATATGAAGCTCTTGTTCAGCTAATGAACCTCAAAGCAGCCATGATTCGCATGGCAATGAATGAAGGGAGGCGTTAG
- the fliE gene encoding flagellar hook-basal body complex protein FliE, with protein sequence MRIEGIGSGISKNPVSITETTNKERSFGQSIRDAISEVNRLQTEADQLAKKLAVGDAVEIHQAMIAMQKASTALQFTVQVRNKIIEAYQEIMRMQV encoded by the coding sequence ATGAGGATAGAAGGAATTGGTAGTGGAATTTCAAAAAATCCAGTTTCAATAACAGAAACCACCAATAAAGAAAGGAGTTTCGGGCAGTCGATAAGAGATGCGATTTCCGAGGTAAACCGTCTTCAAACGGAAGCAGACCAGCTCGCCAAAAAGCTTGCAGTAGGTGACGCTGTCGAGATACACCAGGCGATGATTGCTATGCAGAAAGCAAGCACCGCACTGCAGTTCACTGTTCAAGTTAGGAACAAGATTATAGAGGCTTATCAAGAAATTATGAGGATGCAAGTCTGA
- the fliF gene encoding flagellar M-ring protein FliF — MEQLAKFGPFQAVGKFWNALTGTQRFISVVFISTSVVLLIVVSVLATRPRMEVLFAGLESTDAGAIVSKLQEKGIPYEISGGGSVIKVPERSVHEMRLAMATQGLPQGGNVGFEIFDKTTFGMTEFSQRLNYQRALQGELSRTISQLDMVDQARVHISIPEPSVFKKDNKEASASVVVKLRPGGRLESEQVAGIVHLVASAVSGLDADHVTVIDTHGNVLSEAGESKTGIDPRLSASQSQLKRNYERQVEKDLQAMLDRVVGPNKAVVKVNARMNFDRRETSSETYIPVGNGRGILLSEEHEEETYGGNSGTVGGVVGITGNVRPSVSRTVGQNAGYSRIQTSNKYQVSKTTEHVIRAAGSVEQLSVAVMLDQKVDASRIPAIQSAVEAAVGADSKRGDRVIVQSIPFDDSATKLEKEMDAAAAKQNYLSIGKSILGVLLLFGFLFFLKRTVSQIKVSIPEPPMPSTASPQTAQVLIGKEYMTPQSVPNEAIIQNIGQKSPEEVAQVIKSWISKS, encoded by the coding sequence ATGGAGCAATTGGCTAAATTTGGTCCGTTTCAAGCTGTCGGAAAGTTTTGGAATGCTCTGACAGGCACTCAGCGTTTCATAAGCGTTGTTTTTATCTCAACGAGTGTGGTTTTACTCATTGTTGTATCAGTTTTAGCCACAAGGCCAAGGATGGAGGTACTTTTTGCTGGGTTGGAATCCACTGATGCCGGCGCAATTGTCTCCAAGCTTCAGGAAAAAGGAATTCCTTATGAGATTAGCGGCGGCGGCTCTGTTATCAAAGTACCTGAGCGGAGCGTTCATGAGATGCGTTTGGCTATGGCGACTCAGGGCTTGCCTCAAGGTGGGAACGTTGGATTTGAAATCTTTGACAAGACAACCTTTGGGATGACGGAGTTTTCGCAGCGCCTGAATTACCAGCGTGCGTTGCAGGGTGAACTAAGTCGAACAATTAGCCAGCTTGATATGGTTGATCAGGCAAGAGTTCATATTTCTATCCCGGAGCCAAGTGTTTTTAAGAAAGACAATAAAGAGGCGTCGGCATCTGTGGTAGTCAAGCTGCGCCCTGGCGGGAGGTTGGAATCTGAGCAGGTAGCTGGCATAGTGCATCTCGTTGCGTCCGCAGTTTCCGGGTTAGACGCAGACCATGTGACTGTTATTGATACCCATGGCAATGTACTCTCAGAGGCTGGTGAGTCTAAAACCGGAATTGACCCTCGACTTAGTGCTTCTCAATCTCAGCTCAAGAGGAACTACGAACGCCAAGTTGAGAAGGACCTTCAGGCCATGCTTGACCGTGTTGTTGGACCCAACAAAGCAGTTGTAAAGGTAAATGCAAGGATGAACTTTGATCGCCGTGAAACAAGCAGCGAAACTTATATTCCAGTGGGAAATGGCAGAGGCATTCTTTTGAGCGAGGAGCACGAAGAAGAAACGTATGGCGGCAATTCCGGGACTGTGGGCGGTGTTGTTGGAATAACAGGCAATGTTCGGCCCTCCGTTTCGAGGACCGTTGGGCAAAATGCAGGCTATTCGCGCATTCAAACAAGCAACAAATACCAGGTTTCCAAGACAACTGAGCATGTAATTAGGGCGGCTGGATCGGTGGAGCAGCTTTCCGTTGCTGTAATGCTTGATCAGAAAGTTGATGCATCAAGGATACCAGCTATTCAAAGTGCTGTTGAAGCAGCGGTCGGCGCAGATTCTAAGAGAGGTGATAGGGTAATCGTACAGAGCATACCCTTTGATGATTCGGCAACAAAACTGGAGAAAGAAATGGATGCAGCAGCAGCAAAGCAAAACTATCTGTCAATTGGGAAAAGCATTCTTGGGGTACTCCTCCTCTTTGGATTCCTTTTCTTCTTGAAGCGGACTGTTAGTCAAATCAAGGTTAGCATTCCCGAACCACCGATGCCATCAACTGCGTCGCCTCAAACAGCTCAGGTCTTGATCGGCAAAGAATACATGACACCTCAGTCGGTTCCAAATGAGGCGATAATACAAAATATTGGGCAAAAGAGTCCTGAAGAAGTAGCCCAAGTTATTAAATCGTGGATTTCAAAATCATAA
- a CDS encoding flagellar hook capping protein — protein sequence MITPVAEINGASNANMKAAVEKPLDRDAFLKLLITQLRYQDPLRPMEDKEFIAQLAQFSSLEQMQNMNKSLEAFLQNQTAFQAIGLIGHVVEGIDPRGGEKVNGVVKSIRFDGSTILLKVNDRELPLGAISLVQ from the coding sequence ATGATAACCCCTGTAGCTGAGATTAACGGGGCGAGTAACGCAAATATGAAAGCGGCTGTGGAAAAGCCGCTCGACCGCGATGCCTTCTTGAAGCTGCTTATCACCCAATTGAGATATCAGGATCCGCTTAGGCCGATGGAAGACAAAGAGTTCATTGCGCAATTAGCTCAGTTTTCAAGCCTAGAGCAAATGCAAAATATGAACAAAAGCTTGGAGGCTTTTCTTCAAAATCAAACGGCTTTCCAAGCTATCGGCCTCATAGGTCATGTTGTAGAAGGAATCGATCCTAGAGGCGGAGAGAAGGTAAATGGCGTCGTGAAGAGCATTCGTTTTGACGGTAGCACAATACTTCTCAAAGTCAATGATCGCGAACTGCCTCTCGGCGCAATAAGCCTAGTACAGTAG
- a CDS encoding flagellar hook-length control protein FliK, translated as MPRGQPNSTPKDAVQSAPPFELIVAHLMGGSDAAVETDEERAGQQVSDVGNGGDEIAGQPSKTMDASLQIEFLLGSFREAVGEAVPLESEKNKTLVFGAKQGCMLPKMLGIEPSLTSEKPVSALLSKTASLRIPTPQAPDAARLSSGTEIAMDRVPGELAAIQPTSWSGIADVRRLLNLPDGIQVRDGEATPQLSFPKSDSGQNSYPIRDTLLEMLGPKLTLTCNAPRPLQLDGSAMLESVPVFLQTGQTRELAAFMNVHSDSIEKTSLASQFAVHEVHESALAAAFSNVQNTAEVATPGSSTARSKEDKVVGRAFKGTLVDAQILDEQALVSPSKQESRIVAESMIVDALQDSNPKDKSAIFSKEVTDRQKDGVVGQVAREVPAGVNIQGDQLVRPFERLNGHVPPEPLLRAHIIHQIVRAARMHVSDSTADITLRLDPPNLGIVHLNVVAEKGMVTANIRVGTEAVRQALEADLSMLRESLTNAGIHVDAISVTIGDDMTPGWNWQLGEHGNARNYSAQTTGKHAAISREADVETVQNGMRAVSVGRFDYLA; from the coding sequence ATGCCTCGGGGACAGCCGAATAGCACCCCGAAAGATGCCGTTCAGTCTGCACCGCCATTTGAGTTAATTGTGGCACACTTGATGGGCGGCTCAGACGCTGCGGTGGAGACAGATGAGGAAAGGGCTGGACAGCAGGTGTCCGACGTTGGCAATGGTGGAGATGAGATCGCCGGCCAACCATCCAAAACGATGGATGCAAGCCTTCAAATCGAGTTCCTGCTGGGGTCCTTCAGAGAAGCGGTTGGCGAAGCAGTTCCATTAGAAAGCGAAAAGAATAAAACGCTGGTTTTTGGTGCAAAGCAGGGTTGCATGCTACCGAAAATGTTGGGGATTGAGCCTAGCTTAACATCAGAAAAGCCAGTGTCTGCTTTGCTTTCAAAGACTGCCTCGCTACGTATTCCAACGCCACAAGCGCCAGATGCGGCACGGCTTTCTAGCGGTACCGAAATCGCGATGGATAGAGTGCCTGGCGAATTGGCGGCTATTCAGCCCACGTCTTGGTCTGGCATTGCGGATGTCCGTAGGTTACTTAACCTACCAGACGGCATTCAAGTTAGAGATGGAGAGGCAACTCCACAGCTGTCGTTTCCCAAATCGGATTCAGGGCAAAATTCCTATCCGATTCGGGATACCCTGCTAGAAATGCTGGGACCTAAACTAACTTTGACCTGCAATGCGCCTCGTCCATTGCAACTCGATGGTTCTGCAATGCTGGAGAGTGTCCCGGTTTTTCTTCAAACAGGGCAGACTAGAGAGCTGGCTGCGTTTATGAATGTGCACTCAGATAGCATAGAAAAGACAAGCCTGGCCAGTCAATTTGCTGTGCATGAGGTACATGAGTCGGCATTAGCGGCTGCTTTCTCCAATGTACAAAACACCGCTGAGGTTGCCACTCCAGGTAGCAGTACAGCAAGGAGCAAGGAAGATAAGGTAGTGGGACGAGCGTTTAAAGGTACGCTAGTTGATGCCCAAATCCTAGATGAACAGGCTTTGGTTAGCCCTAGTAAGCAGGAAAGCCGCATCGTAGCGGAATCAATGATAGTGGATGCGTTGCAGGATTCTAACCCTAAGGATAAGTCTGCCATCTTTAGCAAGGAAGTGACCGACAGACAAAAGGATGGTGTGGTAGGTCAGGTGGCGAGAGAGGTGCCAGCTGGAGTTAATATCCAAGGCGACCAGCTGGTGAGACCTTTTGAAAGGTTGAACGGCCATGTACCGCCTGAGCCATTGCTGAGAGCGCATATCATTCACCAGATTGTCAGGGCTGCAAGGATGCATGTCTCCGATTCTACAGCTGACATTACGTTGCGGTTGGATCCGCCTAACCTAGGAATTGTGCATCTGAACGTAGTGGCAGAAAAGGGCATGGTAACTGCCAATATAAGAGTTGGCACAGAAGCAGTCAGACAGGCGCTTGAGGCGGACCTCTCGATGTTAAGAGAGTCATTAACCAATGCGGGCATTCATGTGGATGCAATATCAGTCACGATTGGCGATGATATGACTCCTGGTTGGAATTGGCAGCTTGGCGAGCATGGAAATGCTCGAAATTATAGTGCTCAAACCACCGGAAAGCATGCGGCAATTTCTAGGGAAGCCGACGTTGAGACTGTTCAAAATGGAATGCGTGCAGTTTCCGTTGGTAGATTCGACTATCTGGCGTAG
- the rpoN gene encoding RNA polymerase factor sigma-54 — protein sequence MRIRTETSQKQIAGIAPEYIMGKSVLKMSSLELQEFVQAQSVENPALVIEEVPQCPVCGRDLSDGECPACGSHPLDVSNDQVESDDWHEEGWLAVQRSSESDTSFEPLSVVASPQSLRDYLKEQIRTSLEPELYEIADFIVDVLDEDGYLREPLIDMASRLGLSVPELESVLEKVQDLDPPGIAARSLQECLLIQLKRLTIAHPAHFLACVIVRDHWDGVVRMRLDQVAKKIGVSREQVDGAFKFIREHLNPRPASMFRDPWERFAPHNVCRTSPDIEVRLDADGLIAQIVDPTTGRIAVDQFYADLYAEMSHKRNGYSESDRAHVRECVLKAQALIEALEFRKVTLRKIANELLNLQADFFLRGPSELKPMTRKELAARIGVHESTVCRAIKDKTIRLPSGEVISMELLFDSALPVKELVRSLASQRLSDSEIAARLKELGISIARRTVAKYREQLRVPRMEYRIA from the coding sequence ATGCGAATAAGGACGGAAACATCACAAAAGCAGATAGCTGGGATAGCGCCTGAGTACATAATGGGGAAAAGCGTACTGAAAATGAGTTCTTTGGAGCTTCAGGAATTTGTTCAGGCGCAGTCCGTTGAAAACCCAGCTCTGGTTATAGAAGAAGTACCACAATGTCCTGTTTGTGGCCGTGACCTCTCAGATGGTGAATGTCCTGCATGCGGTTCTCATCCACTCGATGTTTCCAATGACCAAGTTGAATCGGACGATTGGCATGAAGAGGGGTGGTTGGCAGTCCAGCGCTCATCAGAAAGTGATACTTCGTTCGAGCCTCTTTCCGTTGTGGCATCACCTCAATCCCTTCGTGATTATTTAAAGGAGCAAATTCGGACTAGCCTTGAGCCTGAGCTTTATGAAATTGCAGATTTCATCGTTGACGTTTTGGACGAAGACGGCTATTTGCGGGAGCCCTTAATTGATATGGCTAGTCGCTTAGGCCTTAGCGTACCTGAACTTGAGTCTGTACTTGAGAAAGTCCAAGATCTTGATCCACCTGGGATAGCTGCCCGAAGCCTTCAAGAATGCTTGCTTATTCAACTTAAGCGGTTAACAATAGCACATCCAGCCCATTTTCTTGCATGTGTTATCGTCCGCGACCATTGGGATGGTGTTGTGCGAATGAGGCTCGACCAAGTCGCGAAGAAGATAGGCGTATCACGGGAGCAAGTTGATGGCGCTTTCAAGTTCATACGTGAGCATCTAAATCCTAGACCTGCAAGCATGTTTCGCGACCCATGGGAGCGTTTCGCACCACACAACGTGTGCCGAACAAGCCCTGATATTGAGGTTCGTTTGGATGCTGATGGTTTAATAGCACAAATTGTAGATCCAACGACTGGCCGCATTGCGGTAGATCAGTTTTATGCTGACTTATATGCTGAAATGAGCCACAAGCGGAATGGTTACTCAGAATCTGACCGTGCTCATGTTCGAGAGTGCGTACTGAAGGCTCAGGCGCTCATTGAGGCTCTTGAATTTCGAAAAGTAACACTCCGAAAAATTGCCAATGAGCTTCTTAACTTGCAAGCTGATTTTTTCCTTCGAGGTCCATCGGAATTAAAACCTATGACAAGAAAAGAGCTTGCTGCACGCATAGGTGTTCATGAGTCGACCGTATGTCGAGCAATTAAAGATAAGACAATCCGACTCCCATCTGGCGAAGTTATTTCAATGGAACTCCTTTTTGACTCCGCACTTCCGGTTAAGGAGCTTGTGAGAAGTCTTGCATCTCAGCGGCTTAGCGACAGCGAAATCGCGGCACGGCTTAAAGAACTAGGAATCTCCATTGCTCGCAGAACTGTAGCCAAATACCGCGAGCAACTACGGGTGCCGCGCATGGAATACCGCATTGCATAG
- a CDS encoding response regulator, with product MSRARILVVDDEQKLCDILKDILEIEGYEVEVCFDEASAYEKLASNRFDIAIVDVFISNEPCGILLARHIAECYPETSLILMTGFADEADICRAFEAGAYACIAKPFMLDDVLRVVGTVLDNRGQNLAFAA from the coding sequence TTGAGCCGGGCACGAATTCTCGTTGTAGATGACGAGCAGAAGCTTTGCGATATCTTAAAGGATATTCTGGAAATAGAGGGATACGAAGTTGAGGTATGTTTTGATGAAGCCTCGGCTTATGAAAAACTTGCCTCTAATCGGTTTGACATAGCCATTGTGGATGTCTTTATATCCAACGAGCCGTGTGGCATCTTGTTAGCCAGGCATATAGCTGAGTGTTATCCAGAGACAAGCCTGATTCTAATGACTGGTTTTGCAGACGAAGCGGATATTTGCCGGGCCTTCGAGGCTGGAGCCTATGCCTGTATTGCTAAGCCTTTCATGCTTGACGACGTTCTTCGTGTTGTCGGAACGGTCTTGGATAATCGAGGGCAAAATCTTGCGTTTGCGGCTTGA
- a CDS encoding lytic transglycosylase domain-containing protein has protein sequence MNLENVEAVKARIAEIRKRFVDPMERFSQSSHCAFECLLKRAKVSNVPVCPEDLEPLINRAAEKYGIDSSIIKAIISVESGFSQVAVSRVGAVGLMQLMPGTARALGVDPSDPAQNIEGGTRYLRQQLDRFGTLEKALAAYNAGPGAVLRYGGIPPYTETRNYVEAVLRRIDFYR, from the coding sequence ATGAATCTTGAAAATGTTGAAGCAGTAAAAGCCCGAATAGCAGAAATTCGCAAAAGATTTGTGGACCCGATGGAAAGATTTTCCCAATCGTCGCATTGTGCGTTTGAATGTTTACTCAAGCGCGCCAAGGTTTCCAATGTACCAGTTTGCCCGGAGGATTTAGAGCCGCTAATTAATCGAGCTGCTGAAAAATATGGCATTGATTCCTCAATAATCAAAGCAATTATCAGCGTGGAATCGGGGTTCTCCCAGGTAGCAGTTTCGAGAGTCGGGGCGGTAGGTTTGATGCAGCTAATGCCTGGTACTGCTCGTGCTCTAGGCGTTGACCCTAGCGATCCAGCGCAGAATATAGAAGGCGGGACTAGGTATTTAAGGCAGCAGCTTGATCGTTTTGGAACATTGGAAAAAGCATTGGCGGCATATAACGCTGGTCCTGGCGCAGTTTTAAGGTATGGGGGAATCCCACCTTACACGGAAACTCGAAACTACGTTGAGGCTGTGTTGCGAAGGATTGATTTTTATCGCTAG
- the fliG gene encoding flagellar motor switch protein FliG: protein MTTQDSLNGLQKASILLMSLGASASAEILKHLSEQEIEMLTRAIVQTERVDQEVRDMVLEEFQRELAVAETSLTGGKDFAAQVLEQALGQEKASKLITHSSKSTSGNTLQSIWDIEPEKLAKTIGNEHPQIVSLLLLNLPPNTAAGVLSKLDPEYQVEVATRICTMAEVDPGVIAEIEAALRPKESGTAVEEVELLSGPAALVDILNNVDRVTERAVLEAMNARDEATWQQVRRMMFLFEDIVKLSDRSVQLVLREIDQDDLRLAVKGCQDEIKEVIFRNMSERAAESLKEDLELMEKVKQKDIDEAQQRIASVVRRMLASGEITLDEELEMPAEESLTEGDKVEQPNQS, encoded by the coding sequence GTGACTACGCAAGATTCATTAAATGGTCTTCAAAAAGCATCTATTCTATTGATGTCGTTGGGTGCCTCTGCATCCGCGGAGATACTAAAGCACTTAAGTGAGCAAGAAATCGAAATGCTCACAAGAGCGATTGTTCAAACTGAGCGTGTCGATCAAGAGGTCCGTGACATGGTGCTAGAAGAATTCCAGCGCGAACTTGCAGTTGCAGAGACCTCTTTGACCGGCGGCAAAGATTTTGCGGCACAAGTGCTCGAGCAGGCATTAGGCCAAGAGAAAGCAAGCAAACTTATCACACATTCAAGTAAGTCAACTTCTGGAAATACGCTCCAGTCAATTTGGGACATAGAGCCGGAAAAATTGGCAAAAACAATTGGCAACGAACACCCCCAAATTGTTTCTTTGCTGCTCCTGAACCTCCCGCCAAATACTGCAGCAGGGGTACTCTCAAAGCTTGATCCAGAATATCAAGTGGAGGTAGCTACTCGCATATGTACGATGGCCGAAGTGGATCCTGGGGTCATAGCAGAAATTGAGGCTGCATTGAGGCCCAAAGAGTCAGGCACAGCTGTTGAAGAAGTAGAGCTGTTGTCTGGTCCAGCTGCCCTTGTTGATATTCTGAATAACGTTGACCGCGTAACTGAGCGAGCTGTTCTCGAGGCAATGAACGCCAGGGATGAAGCTACGTGGCAGCAAGTTCGCAGGATGATGTTCCTATTTGAGGATATTGTAAAGCTCAGCGATAGGTCTGTACAGCTGGTGCTGAGGGAGATCGACCAGGATGACTTGCGCCTTGCTGTAAAGGGTTGTCAGGATGAAATAAAAGAAGTCATATTTCGCAACATGTCTGAGCGTGCAGCAGAGAGTTTGAAGGAAGACCTTGAATTAATGGAAAAGGTCAAGCAAAAGGACATAGACGAAGCCCAACAGAGGATTGCCTCGGTGGTCAGGCGGATGCTGGCTAGTGGCGAAATTACGCTTGATGAAGAGTTAGAGATGCCTGCAGAGGAATCGCTTACTGAGGGAGACAAAGTTGAACAGCCTAATCAAAGCTAA
- the flgC gene encoding flagellar basal body rod protein FlgC yields MGSFSSMDISATGLFAQRVRLDAIANNIANATTTRTERGGPYKRLEVIFKASSGQFDHSNAGVQVESVVESNDPPKMIYDPSHPDAGPDGMVAMPNVNIVEEMVDLISATRAYEANIMAINAARSMVSKALEIGRT; encoded by the coding sequence GTGGGTAGTTTTTCCTCAATGGACATAAGTGCAACGGGACTTTTCGCCCAACGAGTTCGCTTGGATGCTATTGCCAACAATATTGCAAACGCAACGACCACCCGCACTGAGAGAGGTGGACCGTATAAAAGGCTTGAGGTTATTTTCAAGGCTTCAAGTGGTCAGTTCGACCACTCAAACGCGGGTGTGCAGGTGGAATCAGTTGTAGAAAGCAACGACCCACCTAAGATGATTTATGATCCCTCGCATCCCGATGCTGGGCCTGATGGAATGGTCGCCATGCCGAACGTGAATATTGTGGAGGAAATGGTGGACCTGATTAGCGCAACAAGAGCTTATGAGGCGAATATCATGGCAATTAATGCAGCACGTTCTATGGTAAGCAAGGCTTTGGAGATCGGAAGAACATAA
- a CDS encoding chemotaxis protein CheX: MKVEYVNPFVEASCSVLEHVSGALVKPGDLCLLGNPFGVASINIATRVEGALCGIVVHSMTGLTARQLVSRITGKQCQGVGRVMCAGLTQLGMMFVEVAGRTLAKYGYPCGLSSPTIFHGLNVEFMSESPALNIPLETGAGEVNVSVAVRGDE; the protein is encoded by the coding sequence TTGAAAGTCGAGTATGTTAACCCATTTGTAGAGGCATCATGCTCCGTGTTGGAGCATGTTTCGGGCGCATTAGTCAAGCCTGGTGATTTGTGCCTGCTTGGAAACCCTTTTGGTGTTGCTAGCATCAACATAGCCACAAGAGTTGAAGGAGCTCTTTGCGGCATTGTGGTTCATAGCATGACAGGTTTGACTGCTCGGCAGCTTGTAAGCCGCATAACTGGAAAGCAGTGTCAGGGCGTTGGCAGGGTGATGTGCGCAGGCTTAACCCAGCTTGGAATGATGTTTGTTGAGGTTGCTGGCAGGACGCTAGCGAAATACGGCTATCCCTGTGGACTCAGCAGCCCTACCATTTTCCATGGGCTGAATGTGGAGTTCATGTCTGAATCGCCTGCTTTGAATATACCGCTAGAGACGGGAGCTGGCGAGGTAAATGTGAGTGTGGCGGTGAGAGGTGATGAGTAA
- the fliJ gene encoding flagellar export protein FliJ, giving the protein MKSFRFNLQKVLSYRENVEEILLAELAAIKAAYDRELGRLSEITAARDMFHDAMKRELAYGDPEYIRRAYHYLQDLSKQVDAQQITVHRLAVEKEVKTAEVIKASQDRKILEKLREYKAAEHKQELLREEQKFLDEVAGNKYVRRRATKRPMGWKNES; this is encoded by the coding sequence ATGAAAAGCTTTCGGTTTAATCTCCAGAAGGTTCTTAGCTACCGTGAGAACGTGGAAGAAATCCTTTTAGCTGAATTGGCGGCAATTAAGGCGGCATATGACCGTGAGCTTGGACGGCTGAGCGAAATCACCGCTGCGAGGGATATGTTTCATGATGCTATGAAGAGAGAGCTTGCGTATGGGGATCCTGAGTACATCCGAAGGGCTTATCACTATCTTCAGGACTTGTCAAAGCAAGTTGATGCTCAGCAGATTACGGTACACAGACTTGCTGTTGAGAAGGAAGTGAAAACAGCGGAGGTTATTAAGGCATCTCAGGATCGAAAAATATTAGAGAAGTTGCGTGAGTATAAAGCAGCCGAGCATAAACAAGAGTTGCTCAGGGAGGAACAGAAATTCCTGGATGAAGTTGCTGGAAACAAGTACGTGCGAAGACGAGCAACGAAAAGGCCCATGGGGTGGAAAAATGAATCTTGA